CCAGTAGCTTCGTGCCTCCCACATCGCGCGCTCGCGGTCGTTGAGCAGCGGCAACACGACGCGACCGCTGTCCCGCAGCACGATCGACGTGAACGGCGCGTCCCGCGGAACGGACAGTGCCCCGCCCGTCGGGCCAAGCGGTCGCGACGCCTTCCAGCATCCGGTGACCGTCGACACACGTGTACCGGATTGTGCCCGCACCGGTGCAATCGCGCTGACGAGCATGGCCCAAATGGCCAAGAGCGGCACGGCACCTGCTCTGCACTGTACGGAGCACCTCATTCGAACATTTCCGGGAGTTGACATGAGCGAACAGAACGAACAGCAGAAGCGAATCGACGAACTATATGACCTGGTCGAAGGCATCGAAACCGCGATGTTCGTCACGCAGCGCGACGACGGGCAGCTGGTCTCGCGACCGATGGCCACGCAGAAGCGGAACCCGGTGGCCGACCTCTGGTTCGTGACCGATATCGAATCGAACAAGATCGACGAGCTCGACGAGCACCCGCTGATCAACCTCAGCTATTTCAGCACGAAGTCTTACGAATGGGTCTCGGTATCGGGATCCGCCACCATCTCCACCGACCGCGCCAAGATTCGCGAGCTCTACCAGCCCGACTGGAAAATGTGGTTCGGCGAGCTCGACGACGTGCGCAACGGTGGGCCCGATGATCCGCGACTGGCGCTCATTCTGGTGAACGCAGAGAGCGTGATCTACATGAAGCGGGAGAAGTCGAAGCCCGAGATTCTCTTCGAACTCATCAAGGGGAGAATCACCGGTGAACGCCCTGAGCTTGGCAGCGTGAAGTCGGTTTCGCTCTAGCCTGAAAACACCAGAGCCCCATCGCCGTGTGGCGATGGGGCTCTGTGCGATCGGTAGGTATGCGCCCCTACTGCCGAATGCCCGCCGCCGCCGTCGGCACGGTGTAGCTCCACGGCTGACGCACGAGCGGCTTCTTTCGCGGATACACCTCGTCGAGCGTGTTGCCATCGAATAAGCGACCGTTGACCATCACCATCGACACGCTGTTGCTGTTGCGGATGTTCACCAGCGGATCACGATCGAGCACGATCAGATCGGCAAACTTGCCGGCCTCGAGCGAGCCGATCTCGCTGCCGAGTCCGATCGCCTCGGCGCCCACGATCGTGGCCGCGCGGAGCGCATCGTGCGTGGAAAGTCCGCCCGACTGAATGAGCCACAGCTCCCAGTGCATGCCCAGTCCCTGCAACTGGCCGTGGCTGCCGACACCTATGCGACCGCCCGCGGCCACCGTCTTCGCGATGTCCTCGGCGTGCTGCCACATCGCGTACTCCTCCTTCACGGCGAAGCCGGCCGGCCCGGGGGCGTTGCCGGCACCACGACGACGCACCTTGCCGTCGAAATCGACCGGATGCGTGAACCGACGAAGCTTGACGTCGTTGATCAGATCTTCCGTCTGGTAAAACCAGCCTTCACCGAACGGACCGCCGTACTCGACGATCAGCGTCGGCGAGTTGGTCACCTGCGTCGCCTTGTACCACTCGAAGATGTCTTCGAACTTCGGCGTGATCGGCAGCGTGTGTTCGATGCCCGGATAGCCGTCGATACCGTGCGTCAGGTTGAGCTTCTGATCGAGGCCGCCTTCGGTGGTCGGCATGATGCCGAGCTCCTTCGCCGCCATGATCAACCATTGCCGCTGCTGACGATTACCGCTCATGTACATCTTGAGCGTCTTCGTATCGTAGTACTTGGCGTAGCGCGTCATGATGTCCTTCGCATGTGCGTAGTCACGCACCGGCTCCGCGGAAAACACGCCGGGTCCCGTTGTATAAATGCGAGGACCGATCATCTCGCCAGACTCCACGCGATCGGTATACGCCAGGAAGTCGGTGCTCGAGGTTTGCGGATCGCGCGTCGTCGTCGTGCCGTACGCCAGCGTGGCGAGATACTGCCAGGTTTGCGTATTGTGGATCTGCGGCGTGAGCCACTGGGGGTGGTAGTGCGTATCCACCATACCCGGCATGATCGTCTTGCCGCTCACGTCGAAGATCTGTGCGCCGGCGGGGATTGTCACACTGCCGCGCGCGCCGACGGCCACGATGCGACTGTCACGCACCACGATGTCCGCGTTCTCGATGATCTCCTGGCCTTTCATCGTGATCGCCTTCGCCCCGCGGAATACCGCCACGCCGCGCGGCAGGTCCCGCGGTGCCATCACCGTGATCTTCATCTCCGCCGGCGTGTAGGCGGGCAGCGGCTTCTTCTTCGTGGTGTCGGTTTTCGCGATCGAGTCGGCGCGCATGATGCTGTCCTTCACCGACTTCGTGGTGTCGGCCCGCAGGCGCGCCTTCACGCGAGCATCGGCCTTGGCCGAATCTTCGGCCACCTTGGCGCGATCGAGGTCGTACGACCACACCGAATTGCCGAGGGCCCAGTGCACCACGCGTCCGGTGCTGTTCCACGTTGGGAACTCGCCTCCGATCGTGTTCAGCTTCTTCACCGGCACTGAGGCTGCGGCCGGCATCGACACGTTGACCGTGGGCGCCACAGCGCCCGCCTGTGCCACCGTGATGGTGTAGAGATCCATGCCTACCATCGCCAACGCTTGATCACCACTCGGCGCCATCAGCACCAACGACGCTGGCGGCGGCTGCGGCGGCGTGGGCTCGGCCGGATCGAGATGCGTCTCCGTTCCCAACGGTCGTGCCGCGCGACCACCGATGTAGTGCCGCGATTCCTTCTCGACGAGTGCGGCGTCGAGGCCCGGCTCCCCACCAGCCCCCGGAGGCAACGGACCCGTCACCTTCAGATGCGTCTTGATATCAGTGCCGTCCCACCGAAACGACTGCAGACCAGCGCGACCGTACGCGAAGATGCGCGTCGCGTCCTTCGTGAAGTGCGGCG
This region of Gemmatimonas groenlandica genomic DNA includes:
- a CDS encoding amidohydrolase family protein, whose protein sequence is MTHRLPHRRTSRFVPLAALALVASSALPGELLHSQEAPASGAETLPLKTARTHTFTTTKGSWLSLDVSPDGSQIVFDLLGDLYAMPIAGGKATRLTSGMGFDAQPRFSPDGKRIVFISDRSGGENVWIQSLDGKDTTQVTKGNNNMYVSPEWTPDGAYVVSSRSSGLGGAAKLWMYNVNGGNGLPLTTEPTLPATQKLLGAAFGKDPRYMWFAARTGDWQYNSIGAQFQLYVWDKETGRVSQTTTRFGSGFRPTLSPDGKYLVYATRFETKTGLRIRNLDTQQEEWLAFPVQRDDTESRAPMDAYPGFSFMPDSKSVVVSYGGEIWRVPVDKSAPVKIPFEAEVKLEMGPEVKFAWKIDTAATFTSRQVRDIQPSPDGKQLAFSSLGKVHVMALPGGTPTRVSKGGTGEFGPVWSPDGKSLAWVTWDDAAGGQIVRANFDAKKGWTTQTLTASAGLYTDLAWSPAGDRIVAMRAAAREMQEAGAAFFGPAAADIVWLPVTGGTLSVIMPSGGLGTPHFTKDATRIFAYGRAGLQSFRWDGTDIKTHLKVTGPLPPGAGGEPGLDAALVEKESRHYIGGRAARPLGTETHLDPAEPTPPQPPPASLVLMAPSGDQALAMVGMDLYTITVAQAGAVAPTVNVSMPAAASVPVKKLNTIGGEFPTWNSTGRVVHWALGNSVWSYDLDRAKVAEDSAKADARVKARLRADTTKSVKDSIMRADSIAKTDTTKKKPLPAYTPAEMKITVMAPRDLPRGVAVFRGAKAITMKGQEIIENADIVVRDSRIVAVGARGSVTIPAGAQIFDVSGKTIMPGMVDTHYHPQWLTPQIHNTQTWQYLATLAYGTTTTRDPQTSSTDFLAYTDRVESGEMIGPRIYTTGPGVFSAEPVRDYAHAKDIMTRYAKYYDTKTLKMYMSGNRQQRQWLIMAAKELGIMPTTEGGLDQKLNLTHGIDGYPGIEHTLPITPKFEDIFEWYKATQVTNSPTLIVEYGGPFGEGWFYQTEDLINDVKLRRFTHPVDFDGKVRRRGAGNAPGPAGFAVKEEYAMWQHAEDIAKTVAAGGRIGVGSHGQLQGLGMHWELWLIQSGGLSTHDALRAATIVGAEAIGLGSEIGSLEAGKFADLIVLDRDPLVNIRNSNSVSMVMVNGRLFDGNTLDEVYPRKKPLVRQPWSYTVPTAAAGIRQ
- a CDS encoding pyridoxamine 5'-phosphate oxidase family protein produces the protein MSEQNEQQKRIDELYDLVEGIETAMFVTQRDDGQLVSRPMATQKRNPVADLWFVTDIESNKIDELDEHPLINLSYFSTKSYEWVSVSGSATISTDRAKIRELYQPDWKMWFGELDDVRNGGPDDPRLALILVNAESVIYMKREKSKPEILFELIKGRITGERPELGSVKSVSL